The genomic window TTCTTATGGTAACGCCGCTTTAATCCCAACTCAAAACGTCACAGAAACACCtcattcatcttcatcatcttcccATGATCACCAAAATGCACCTCCTAGTGAATTATTGTTACCTAATAACAatgatgaatttgttggttTGAACCAAAACCAAGTTGATGCTTTTTGTTACAACCCTACTCAAACTGATCTTCAGCTACCTTCGACTATAACTCCATTTTTCTCTGATCAGCCCGCCGCAGCACCTACTCAAACTGATCTTCAGCTGCCTACAACACCATTTTTCTCTGATGAGCTCCTCAATATGAGTCAACCTGCATTTCCTACTCAAACTGATCTTCAGCTTCCTACAACACCATTTTTCTCTGATGAGCTCCTCAATGTGATTCAGCCTGTATTGGCTCCACAAATTGTTGATGTGCCTGATTTGCTAAATGATGAGGACTTTATGAGTTATTTGAATGACCAACATGATCAAGGGAATAATCAAGATGAAGGAGCTTCAATGAATATGttgcaacaagaagaagaaCCACAACTGAATTTTGGGGTTAGTTCAAATATAAGCAATCATGATTCAACTGATCTTGCTCCTCTTCCCCCCATTACTATTGAGGCACCTGTTGTTGATCCATTCCCCATTACTCAATTTCAAGGTAATCAATTACAGTTTGTTTACTAActgaaatgatttttaattttttttttatgattggaCGTGTGCATGCACTACACCAGGAAAATGCTACTATAGCGCTTTTTTCTAGCTTTAATAGCACTTTTAAGCGCTATTGAAGTTGACACTATATATTATAGGTCTTCTGCCTATTATAGCGCTTTTTAAAGAGCTATCATATGTTCCATCTTTAATAGCGACCGTACACTAAAGCGCTATATAGTATGCATGTTTAAAGTgcaatatataacattttttgGCAGTTGATTGATGTTTGTGTTTTTGAGTGTGTTGTCAGGTGTTGGTGAGGCTGATGGTGGTCTGGCGAAATGTACAGTGAGTATTAACAATCAGGTATTCGACATTGATGTGGGACGCTTTAACGTCCGCGAAATCTTTGGAGATGGAGTCATTTTCGTTGATTGCTTCTTCCAACCTGTTCCTATCGACGAGTGGGGTGTCACCCTTGAGCCGCTCCAAAATGGTGCTTCTTATTTCTTGGTAagtatgtatatttttttataacatatgttatgttaattactctttatgccagaatttaaaaataattaaaagtttatgctttttgttaatcaaatatatcaatttttacacataaaacatttttatattttttcattagtCAACCAATATAATCTTCACATCATTACTTTAAAAGATTCAATTTGATAGTGTAAAATGGTAAAATATTTATTGTGAATGTTTtaccatgattttttttgtcaagaaaaaaaagttttttcacagtggtatatttaaattaaatttactaaatttatatatatacatatatattttttgttggtaaGGAAATTTATATAGTACATATTTTTGTCAAGTATTTTATGAATACGAAAAGCATCTACATTTTaatgctattaaaaaaattcaatctttttgtttttttaggttTAAGAAATAAGAAGGTGAAGCATATATATGGTGTATGTTCTGAGACGTTGCATGACGACTCAACTCATTATGTCTAAGTTGTTGAAACTATGGAAACTCATTGTGGTCGGATAtgtatttttccttttaaattatttgtattctTGTTTATTTGCAATGACATTGAGTTTTATTGCGTCTAAGTTATTGAAACTATGGAAACTCATTGCATGTGGTCAGATATTAATTGCAGTTGCAGTTCCGGTTCAATAGTATGTATGAATTATgttgagtttaatttttatttatttatttatttaacagcAAAGCaatgtaattttatatataagttagAAAACGAATAAGAGGTACTCCATCCACCCGAGTAGGTATAGTACATGTAGAACTCCGTCCAAACAAAAAATCAACTATTACAAAATATAGTGGAATTAGTTGTTCTAAAACAACCCCAAAACCCCAcaacatatcaaaattattctaCACCTCAACTACTTCAAATTGGAGCTTTCATGTGCAAATTAGTGTCTCAAATCATCATCTTATATTTTGGGGAACTGAGGTAAGGTTCAAGACTTGGTTTTCTCTCCTTTCTTCCTCTGTCCAGCGAGCTCTAAGTCTTAATTTCATCTCTTAATTTTTCTATTGTTGTACGTGGTGTTTTGAGGAAATGCAAACTCGTGGGTTTGAGGGAGATCAAGTTCATAACCTTTCAATTAACCATTCAGGAAAAATAAGAAAGAGCTTTCAAAGTTTTGGAGTTTAAAGAATTGGGTTGGTGATTTTAGAGAAATTTATGTTGAAACCCGTATTCCTGGATATACCTTCACTAAAAAGGTAACTGCGCTTTCTCTGTAACTCCGATTGAGATTCCGTCTGTTTCTATGGAAAGCTGACGTTTTTCCCGTCGTTTCGGCACCTGATTTGTAAATTATGGTTTAGGGATGAGCTCTATGGACGTGTTTGAAGTTGGAGTTCTGAAGCTGATTATGCAGAAAAAATCAGTCATGGAAGTTGCGTATTTGAGCGACACCAACAGACGTTTAAGAGCGTGTGGAACAACTCGGAATTGCTAGACATCCCAAGTGGGTTCCTTTAGAAGCTTAACTTTTAGATTAGTTAGCACCTTTAGTTTCCCCAAATTCAATATATGTATGATAACATTAGTATTAGTTAGGAAATTAGTCTCCCCAAAATTATGCATGACAACAATAGAGAAAATTAGGAAATAATTGTGTCAGAAGGTTTAATCCCAAAACCATCTCCATtctaattatataataatattttagttgCTTATGACTGGACATGAATGAGATTGTAGGTGGAAACTGATAAActcttttaaaagtaaaaactgAGAATTGAACTGGTATTCTCGCATACCGAGCATCTTGTTTCGCTAAGCGAGCGTATCAGATTAGGACTGTGTAGAAAtcaacattttaaataaaaatccacTCGTTTTATATCCCTGACTATTCTGGAATATTTCGTAAGCAACATAATAATATTATGGGtccgtttggtaaaaataagctataagctagctgatagctgataagctagctgatagctgaaaagctagcttatagctgatagctgaaaagctagcttattgaaattaaagtgtttggtaaaattagcttttaaagtggttattaaatataaaattacataattgatagtgggtagtttattttttagagtgggtagttattaaattaaagggtaaaaatggaataaagtgtaaaaagctataagctataagctcaaatgctacttaaaatagcatctgaaaaaaagctataagctagtacaaaaagcttgttaccaaacacctctaattttttgaaacaagcttataagctcatataataagctataagctagcttatttgtgttaccaaacagagcctatgtGATTAGAATGTTTATCACGCTAAGGAACTTAGGTTCAGGAATTAGGACAGTTAGAATTACCTCGGGaagattttctttcttttgggtaGGATAACTATTCAGGATTAGAAATTATGTTTCAGAATATATCAGGATGTTTGGTCATTAGTACCAATATCAAGAAGCGTGGTCATTAGTACCTTGTCAGGGGATTCATTCAGAATCCAAAATCATGTAATAAGAATTGTAAGATCATGTTGTATTCCGACGTACATTATTATTGGTAATACCAGGCCAGGCACTCCGGGACCGGCTTACCCCGGGGTGATCCTGTTATGATAAAATTGACAAGATAATTATTATGTGTGTTACACCTTTATTGCTTTATTATCATATTATGAAAACTTCAGGATTATGTCATGATTAGACTATTAGATATTCAGGTTCAGATTAAAGTTAGAAACTATTAGTTTCAGTTGCCCCGGTGTAGTCACCAGTAGTTGGGTAGTAGGAGCTCACTGAGGCTTAGTAGTCTCATCTCAcgactttcaatttttttaggtaaaCAGGTTAACCGGAGCAAGGACCAGGCAGAAACTGATGATCGAGGTTGAGCTTGGATTATCGGATTAGAAGACTACcatcttcttttttgttttttgttaatctGTTATTAAGATTTCAGTCATCATTTCAGCTGTGTTGTATTGATTATCACATTATTCTCGTGATAATTTGTAATTCGATTAATTATTCTGTAAATTTTATGTACTCAGATTCAATTATTAATATCTCGACTAAATATTCTAGACAATTTAGTTGGGGTGATACTGTAACGCCCCAAAAAttagaattcattttatttaattatttagttattgtggtgttgattttcttattatggtgttgattgacgatgtttatgtggtgttgattgacgatgtttatttaattattttgtgacgaataattaaataattgataaataaaaataatgacgttgctaattaaaaaataaaataaaaaggtgtTGGAAGCATAGAGGGGGTGTAGATAAGAAAATGGTAGAGAAAGAGATAAATGAGaagaaacataattttaattctcattaaaacatttcaataataataataatgtcacattttaataataataataatgtagttGTTTATTGACATTAGTTGATAGAAGAAGTATGATgattcataacaaaaaaaaaaacacaaaaaaatagtgttagtgagtgagagaagagaaagagctCATGGGAAAGTGAAGAGAAGCAAAGGAAGGAAAAGCTTAATCTCAATTTAGCGAGTTCACTGCAATCCATGTAAGGGAGCTTTATACTCTTGAAATTCTGAATTCAATAGGAATATTTGATGTACTTATTATGTGTGTGCTTAAATTGTTGCTCTTATGCTTCCTTTTTCTatgatgttgatgttgatgttgttattgTCGTCgttgttgttttgatttgagAGGAATCTAAATCCGATTCTAATTTCCTTATATTATGATTTGTGTGTTCTATTTCGTGAATAAGAGGTACTTTGGGGTTCAAGGGTGGTGTTGattattttgtaaaagaaaaacacCAAAATCGGATGAATTGTGGTTTTGGCCTATTAATAAACAAAACTCAGTTTTCATAATAATTTAAGTGTCCAAATCAATTTAAGAGAGTTGTTACAATTTTGGGATTGTTCTTGAGTTTTAAGAGTTTAAATTTTCGTAATTGAATGATTCTCAATTTTAAAACGTTTTCGAGTATTCTAATGTGTTTTAAACGTGTCtataaatcttttaaaattttgggaTTCATAAGGGTTGAAAACTAATCAAAACCGAGAGCTTTTGCATGATTTTAATGGTGTTGTTGTTGAATTTCAAAGAGAACTTTAGTCTCCTTTTTATATATGACTCGATCGCCGAGTTTAAAAACTAATACGGCGAAACTTTCTAAAATTTAatgacgatcaaaacggtataaagaacaTCGAATTCCGTTAAGAAACGAGGGAGATACGTCCGGGTCGGGTAATCGGGTCGCGTGACCCGTTTGCAGAAAACGGGTGGAGAAGACAATGAACAGTGCCGCGCGTCACGCCCAGTCGCGAGTTTGGCACGTGAGGGCGCGTGCGAGTGCAAggagatcatttttttttaaaagttatttttatagaaaaatagtaaataattttcttgaaattttggtacctctttggtaatttttggacactcgtagctatttttaattaattatttggagtaaaaaggtgattaaaaatattataatttcgtgaaaatttcccaaaattttatgtagggtattttgaatattttgcaACCCTCTGGTGTATTTCACTCTCCTTGGTTTTATGTAATCTTaaagatttgaatttatttcacaattttattagttaaattgatttaaaattcataCTTTTCGTTGATAAACTAAACTGAGTTAAATTGGGTTAAGGATTAGGTTAAAGACGAGTAATAAGTTGTTATCCTGAGAGgagtgaatgattaattggGTTATGGAGTTTTAGTTGGTGTTGTAATCGAAGTTGTTAATAATTGTTGGGTATCAGTGTTGTTTTAAGTCGTTGCTCGTTGATAGTAATTGTGTTGTTTGAATTGTTGTTTCGTCGAATAATGATGTTGAGCTACGTGGTTataacgatgttgaattatttattttaatgatgttggagttgtgccgaaattatgatgttgtaattgttattgttgtagTTGCTTATGGACGttgtttattgatgttgttataatgatgatgaagttgtctatctaagttgttaaatgatgttgcctaatgacgttgcttattataacatgacatgcattcattcatatgtctaatgacgttgcttattgaagttgtataaatgatgttgaaaatgacgttgcctaatgaagttgaaaatgacgttgcttataATGATGTTGATCCTCTATGATGTAAAACTAGAAATGACGTTGCTATcggtaccacatgcatgtagcgagtctaggcgcattgcatgcattttaattatatttctttatttaaatgttgttgttatttctctttatttaattaatgattgatgattgtggttgactgatgaatgtgcGTGGTCATCCGCTTAGGTGGTCTTGTTGTTGTTTACGATGTTGTTAGTTATTGCGttgttttaattcagttactttcttgatgtattttgactcacctttacattcccccttctggcttggccctacggtgtgcaaccgtagattttcaggtaggAGACGAATCATAGATGATGTGTTCGGATAGCTGTTGCTTTGCTATTTATTTGGAGTCGCTATGTTAGGATGTTGTTGggagaaatttttatttaattatgttgttaaatatttataacaatTGAGCTATGTCACTTGATTCAGTACTTTCAATTCGGACTttgaaacttatattatttttgtattttccgcCGCATGATTTTTAATGATTTGAGGAATTAGTATTGGAGTAAGTGTGATATCCTTATTAAGTaaatgaaattaactttttcgaaaataaaataaaggggtaaattaagggtgttacagTTACAATTTTCATGATCTcgtgataaatattttaaaagttcatgATCACAttgttgataaatatttttaaaatacaagtCATATTATGtgcttaaagaaaaattatccttaatgatcaatgaataatttttggagTTAGTCTCTTAATTATGCTTCATGATAGACCAAAACTTTTAGAAtaagaaaaatgacataaaactcataattttgataaacaattatatgtcatatttgttCTTACATAAGTCCGACTTATAGTAtactttttttatgaaaaaaaaaaacattttttctatAAGTCTTTTATATGTGCACCACTCTCAATAGAAAACTTTGGATGAATCCAATTTTGTTGCACATCTTGATTAATATAGTTTGCTTAATTGATGATTAAGTAGAACTTTTTGAACATGACTTCtcaaaaattgagattttgttaTGGCTTATGTAAAAGATCCTCCTTCAAAGGTTTTAAATgaatatccattttttgttggatttattaTTTGAAGGATTTTAACAAGAGAAAATATGATTGGTCTTCATGAGAATAATTTGTGTGTGTACTCTCCttaaaattagaatttggtCTAAGAATAATAGTTATTGCACATTGTCTAAGAATTTGGTCTAAGAATAATATTTGACTTCTTATTAAcatataaaagttttttttttcttctacactTATGTGTTATGATGGAAATGTGAATATTTTTACACAAGATGCTATTGAATATTTTACTATAAAAAGGAAACATCTTCATCATAGAAGTATTTGGAAAAcagataaatttatttttgagatattGTCAATTTACTCTGATTTCAAAGTTTTTCATATGCGcaattttctttctaatttcaaagtttttggacaattttaaattatattttattgttaaaatgACCACAACATAGTCTTGTCCATCATTATTTTTTGGAATGATcatgttttaaaagaaaaaagttacctctacccaaattattttgaaacttttagaGAATATTCATCTCATAAGATTTGGGggagtttttctaaattttgagaatatttgtttttttagaacTTGCAATATCTTTGAGGACAAAATCCTTTTTTTAAATTGAGAATGTATaacattatcttttaaaatcaaatatgtttACATGTGATTTAATCATTATTCATGTTGTGATTGCaatatttgattgaaatgattattgatgatgatACATGCTATGTGCTTTAATGTTTAAATGCAAACTTGATAAGTTTGATATATGAATGAACTTCTCAACTTCATGCTCTATGTATGCAATGTTTCTTACATTTGAATCTTATCATTGCACTTCATATTTAAAATTACTCCCAATACTTTTTGAtagatgacaaaagggggagagatATATATGATGGGAGAGAATTGTTAGATGAAACTAATTAATGAAGAATGTTATGAATTAACCTCTTGCATGTATTTAGGGGGAGTTTAATTAGAATGATAAGAATTAAACCCTTGCATGTGTTTAGGGGGAGCTTAATTGCATATCTATGAACATTCTTGCATTTGTTATTATTTCCGTCCATAAAACATAAGATTTATTCAAaaggtttgtcatcatcaaaaatggggagattgttgaggcaaaatccattttagtgttttaatgacaacaaaccttatggaataaatgttaagttttatgaatggtgatctactgatgtttgcacttgagtttttgttgaaagataggtaATGACAAAAGTGGACAAGCTAGAAGCCACTCatatcaacaagtgcattttatatactcaaacaatcaAAGAATCGGAGTAGCATCAGATGATCATAACAATAgcatcacaagcttcatgaagatttttaaaggatgttgtttgaatcataagAGGCATCATTTGAAGATTCAAACAAGAAAGCAAGtttcatggttaatagtcttcctcatcaccacaaggttcacaatgagtattaaagattcaaggaagaatatgaagatcaTAGTTGATGGAAATACTTGCATCACGAGCTACAGAAGAACATATTTGATGTTATCATGTCAAAGCTCACATTGAGTTTTGTTACATGCattgaggatttactactacaattaacatcaatggaaatgatgcatatgttgaagatcttcaaaacctactcaaagtttcatattagcttctcaagacaagaatgatctaagaatgattttccatgaatttacaaaggagcttatgcaccacaaggcataaaagtttcaatcattgtctaagctagaaaatgataatcctcatgatgattactcccacgcctccactaaaagcatctcaaagtacttaatgaacaagcaacaatgtgtgcaaaacatcaagagAAAGTGTGGAAAGTTTTGCAGCAACATGAAGATCTCTCTTTAAGAAAATCTTGAGATACTGTTTCAAGAATGATCTGAAAACATTCTTAACAGACAGACTACACTTTTTAATATAAGCACGTTTTCGTTTAAGTGCTTTGTGATCATTCAAGTCAACTAAGGACAAAACAAATAATCACTTTTACAAAGGAAAACTGGATCAAATCTCTACAGAAGATAATCTCTTTTTGGATCAACACTTTTGATGGAAAATGAGCATATACCTTTCCTAGTCATAATTCATGCAATGAATTATAAGTTTGATCTTTTATgatcttttatggtattgatcatcTAATGAAAATACCTGATCATATATCATAGGCCAATCAGATTGCAACAACACATTATGAACTATGAGTTGTGATGTACTTGCAAAAGGACTATGTTGGAACATTCTTCAATGGTGTTGTCATACAAGTACATTTTTGTCTCACATGCCTTTGTACTAATCCAGCTGGTTTATTCCCAAGCTAATACTATTTCTGAGTTG from Trifolium pratense cultivar HEN17-A07 linkage group LG1, ARS_RC_1.1, whole genome shotgun sequence includes these protein-coding regions:
- the LOC123892054 gene encoding WUSCHEL-related homeobox 12-like, translating into MTTPSSGEIKRICAQLQEFGPVGESNVFYWFQNQKSRNKDKHKQRQPYNKKSARVIKKSAISYGNAALIPTQNVTETPHSSSSSSHDHQNAPPSELLLPNNNDEFVGLNQNQVDAFCYNPTQTDLQLPSTITPFFSDQPAAAPTQTDLQLPTTPFFSDELLNMSQPAFPTQTDLQLPTTPFFSDELLNVIQPVLAPQIVDVPDLLNDEDFMSYLNDQHDQGNNQDEGASMNMLQQEEEPQLNFGVSSNISNHDSTDLAPLPPITIEAPVVDPFPITQFQGNQLQFVY